The sequence GATGTGGGTGGACGAAGTTTGGGCAGCACGCCCTAGGCGCGGTAGTAACGGCTGATCCCCTCCATTGTACGCCCCATATTGAGCAGCACCATGTCGGCGACGACGAGGGCGGCCATCGCTTCGCAGACGACGGAGCCGCGGATGGCGACGCAGGGGTCGTGGCGTCCCTTGAGGGCGAAGTCGACCTCCTCGCCCTGTGTCGTAGTCGTGTGCTGCTCCCGGAAAATCGACGGGGTGGGTTTGAAATAGACGTTGAGGCGCACGTCGTCCCCGTTGCTGATCCCGCCGAGGATCCCGCCGCTGTGGTTGGATTCGAACCCGCTGTTGCGGATGGGGTCGTTGTTCTCGGAACCGTGCAGGCGCGCGCCGAGCAGGCCGTCGCCGATCTCGACGGCCTTGACGGCGTTGATGCCCATCATGGCGTCGGCGAGGACGGCGTCGAGCTTGTAGTAAAGCGGCTCGCCGAGGCCGACGGGCAGGTTTTCGATCCGCACGTGCGCCACACCGCCGACGGAGTCGTGGTCGTTCTTGGCGAGGAGGATCGCATCTTTCTGGGCCTGTTCCACGCTGGGATCCAGGGCGTAGATCTCGCTGGTGGCGACATGGTCGAAGTCGAAGCTGCTTGCGGCGATCCCGGCGATCTCGCTGATCCCGCTTTTGACGGTGATGCCGAGCGGGGCGAGCATCAGTTTGGCAATCGCCCCCGCCGCGACGCGGGCCGCCGTTTCACGCGCACTGGAGCGCCCGCCGCCGCGGTAGTCGCGGATGCCGTACTTGTGCCAGTAGGTGAAGTCGGCGTGGCCGGGGCGGAAGACGTCCTTGATGTTGGTGTAGTCTTTCGATTTCTGGTTGGTGTTGTAGATCACCATGGCAATCGGCGTGCCGGTGCTTTTGCCCTCGAAGACCCCGCTGAGGATCTCGACGGCGTCATCCTCTTTGCGGGCGGTCGCGT is a genomic window of Sulfurimonas sp. HSL1-2 containing:
- the aroC gene encoding chorismate synthase, with the protein product MNRFGIRFSFTTFGESHGKAIGCVVDGVPAGLEIDEAFIQGELNRRKPGQNAYATARKEDDAVEILSGVFEGKSTGTPIAMVIYNTNQKSKDYTNIKDVFRPGHADFTYWHKYGIRDYRGGGRSSARETAARVAAGAIAKLMLAPLGITVKSGISEIAGIAASSFDFDHVATSEIYALDPSVEQAQKDAILLAKNDHDSVGGVAHVRIENLPVGLGEPLYYKLDAVLADAMMGINAVKAVEIGDGLLGARLHGSENNDPIRNSGFESNHSGGILGGISNGDDVRLNVYFKPTPSIFREQHTTTTQGEEVDFALKGRHDPCVAIRGSVVCEAMAALVVADMVLLNMGRTMEGISRYYRA